Proteins encoded within one genomic window of Microcebus murinus isolate Inina chromosome 8, M.murinus_Inina_mat1.0, whole genome shotgun sequence:
- the INHBB gene encoding inhibin beta B chain: MDGLPGRALGAACLLLLAAGWLGPEAWGSPTPPPSPAAPPPPPPPGAPGGSQDTCTSCGGFRRPEELGRVDGDFLEAVKRHILSRLQMRGRPNITHAVPKAAMVTALRKLHAGKVREDGRVEIPHLDGHASPGADGQERVSEIISFAETDGLASSRVRLYFFVSNEGNQNLFVVQASLWLYLKLLPYVLEKGSRRKVRVKVYYQEQGHGDRWSVVEKKVDLKRSGWHTFPITEAIQALFERGERRLNLDVQCDSCQELAVVPVFVDPGEESHRPFVVVQARLGDSRHRIRKRGLECDGRTSLCCRQQFFIDFRLIGWNDWIIAPTGYYGNYCEGSCPAYLAGVPGSASSFHTAVVNQYRMRGLNPGTVNSCCIPTKLSTMSMLYFDDEYNIVKRDVPNMIVEECGCA, translated from the exons ATGGACGGGCTGCCCGGTCGGGCGCTGGGGGCCGCCTGCCTTCTGCTGCTGGCGGCCGGCTGGCTGGGGCCTGAGGCCTGGGGCTCACCCACACCCCCGCCGTCGCCCGCTGCGCCCCCGCCACCCCCGCCACCTGGAGCCCCGGGAGGCTCACAGGACACCTGTACGTCGTGCGGCGGCTTCCGGAGGCCGGAGGAGCTGGGCCGAGTGGACGGCGActttctggaggctgtgaagcgGCACATCTTGAGCCGCCTGCAGATGCGGGGCCGGCCCAACATCACGCACGCCGTGCCCAAGGCCGCCATGGTCACGGCCCTGCGCAAGCTGCACGCTGGCAAGGTGCGCGAGGACGGCCGCGTGGAGATCCCGCACCTCGACGGCCACGCTAGCCCGGGCGCCGACGGGCAGGAGCGCGTCTCAGAAATCATCAGCTTCGCGGAGACAG ATGGCCTCGCCTCTTCCCGGGTCCGCCTCTACTTTTTCGTCTCCAATGAAGGCAACCAGAACCTGTTTGTGGTACAGGCCAGTCTGTGGCTTTACCTGAAACTCCTGCCCTATGTCTTGGAGAAGGGCAGCCGGCGGAAGGTGCGGGTCAAAGTGTACTACCAGGAGCAGGGCCATGGCGACAGGTGGAGCGTGGTGGAGAAGAAGGTGGACCTCAAGCGCAGTGGTTGGCACACCTTCCCCATCACGGAGGCCATTCAGGCCTTGTTTGAGCGGGGTGAGCGGCGACTCAACCTGGACGTGCAGTGCGACAGCTGCCAGGAGCTGGCAGTGGTGCCTGTGTTCGTGGACCCGGGCGAGGAGTCGCACAGGCCCTTTGTGGTGGTGCAGGCTCGGCTGGGCGACAGCAGGCACCGCATTCGCAAGCGAGGCCTGGAGTGCGATGGCAGGACCAGCCTCTGTTGCAGGCAACAGTTCTTCATTGACTTCCGCCTCATCGGCTGGAACGACTGGATCATTGCACCCACCGGCTACTACGGGAACTACTGTGAGGGCAGCTGCCCAGCCTACCTGGCGGGGGTCCCCGGCTCGGCCTCCTCCTTCCACACGGCTGTGGTGAACCAGTACCGCATGCGGGGCCTGAACCCCGGCACAGTGAACTCCTGCTGCATCCCCACCAAGCTGAGCACCATGTCCATGCTGTACTTTGACGACGAGTACAACATCGTCAAGCGGGACGTGCCCAACATGATCGTGGAGGAGTGTGGCTGCGCCTGA